The Syngnathus typhle isolate RoL2023-S1 ecotype Sweden linkage group LG6, RoL_Styp_1.0, whole genome shotgun sequence genome has a window encoding:
- the wsb1 gene encoding WD repeat and SOCS box-containing protein 1, which yields MASFPDSINENDIGKAKFIGELLVPVAPFDQKSGREAWTVAFAPNGSYFAWSQGHRIVRLIPWSKCLTNFSAGQDGEGTNAPSPRRFSRQNSDGGQYIQTTGDPREHIIDCGDIVWGLAFGSSVPEKQSRCVNVEWHRFKFGQDQLLLATGLNNGRIKIWDVYTGKLLLNLMDHSDVVRDLTFAPDGSLMLVSASRDKTLRVWDLKDDGNMVKVLRGHQNWVYCSAFSPDSSIVCSVGSGKAVFLWNMDKYTLIRKLEGHHNDVVSCEFSPDGALLVTASYDTRVIVWDHHKATILLELGHLFPPPSLIFAGGSNDRWVRSVSFCPDGRHIASITDDRLVRFWSIEERAPQAIASLSNGLCCAFSPEGSVLAAGTRDGSVHFWKCPRSTASLQHLCRMALRRVITTKQVESLALPIPLRDYLSYKVI from the exons ATGGCAAGCTTCCCAGACTCTATAAACGAAAATGATATAG GTAAGGCAAAGTTCATTGGTGAACTCCTGGTGCCTGTTGCTCCCTTTGACCAGAAGTCTGGGCGTGAAGCTTGGACAGTAGCGTTTGCACCTAATGGTTCTTACTTCGCTTGGTCTCAGGGGCATCGCATTGTCAGGCTTATTCCCTGGTCCAAATGTCTGACAAATTT TTCAGCGGGTCAGGATGGAGAAGGCACTAATGCCCCAAGTCCCCGACGCTTTTCCCGTCAAAACAGTGATGGAGGCCAGTACATACAGACAACTGGTGATCCCAGAGAGCACATCATTGACTGCGGCGACATCGTCTGGGGTTTGGCTTTTGGCTCATCTGTGCCTGAGAAGCAGAGCCGCTGTGTCAACGTCGAATGGCACCGGTTTAAATTCGGGCAAGACCAATTGCTACTGGCAACTGGCCTCAACAATGGCCGGATCAAAATTTGGGATGTTTACACTG GTAAACTATTGCTGAATCTCATGGATCACTCTGATGTAGTTCGAGACTTGACCTTTGCTCCTGATGGAAGCCTCATGCTGGTCTCTGCTTCCAGAGATAAGACCCTCCGAGTGTGGGACCTCAaagatgatg GTAACATGGTGAAAGTTTTACGGGGTCACCAGAATTGGGTCTACTGCAGCGCCTTTTCCCCTGACTCGTCCATCGTATGCTCTGTCGGATCAGGCAAAGCA GTGTTCTTATGGAACATGGATAAATACACATTAATCCGGAAGTTGGAGGGCCACCACAATGACGTGGTGTCTTGTGAGTTTTCACCAGATGGGGCGCTGTTGGTCACTGCCTCCTATGACACCCGGGTCATTGTCTGGGATCACCACAAAGCCACTATCCTACTAGAGCTGGG TCACCTCTTTCCTCCGCCATCACTCATTTTTGCTGGAGGGTCAAATGACCGCTGGGTGCGCTCTGTGAGCTTCTGCCCCGACGGCCGTCACATCGCCAGCATTACTGATGACAG ACTGGTCCGTTTCTGGAGTATTGAAGAAAGAGCTCCACAGGCTATCGCCTCTCTCTCTAATGGCCTTTGCTGTGCCTTCTCTCCTGAAGGAAGTGTCCTTGCTGCTGG AACCCGTGACGGCAGTGTGCACTTTTGGAAGTGTCCTCGTAGCACTGCCAGCTTGCAGCACTTGTGCAGGATGGCTCTCCGGCGAGTGATTACCACGAAGCAGGTGGAGTCGTTGGCCCTTCCCATACCACTCCGTGACTACCTGTCCTACAAAGTCATCTGA